One window from the genome of Sphingomicrobium arenosum encodes:
- a CDS encoding adenosine deaminase encodes MTETFTAADRRALIDALPKAELHLHIEGSLEPELLFALAERNQVDIPFDSVEAVRAAYDFSNLQDFLDIYYQGMSVLLTEQDFHDLTLAYMERVHADGVVHVEIFFDPQGHTERGVSFETVMKGITSGLDEGERRFGISHRLIMCFLRHLDEESAFATLELARPWLDRIHGVGLDSSEVGHPPSKFENVFAEARAMGLFPTAHAGEEGPPDYVHEALDLLGVKRIDHGNRALEDEALTRRIADEGLILTVCPFSNLKLCVIDAIADSPLKKMLDRGLKATVNSDDPAYFGGYINDNFHAAAQALDLSREEIKTLARNAFTGSLLSPADQAPHLARIEQL; translated from the coding sequence ATGACCGAGACCTTCACCGCCGCCGACCGCCGCGCCCTCATCGACGCCCTGCCCAAGGCCGAGTTGCACCTCCACATCGAAGGCTCATTGGAGCCCGAACTGCTGTTCGCATTGGCCGAGCGTAACCAGGTCGACATCCCCTTCGACAGTGTCGAGGCGGTGCGCGCGGCCTATGATTTCTCCAACCTCCAGGACTTCCTCGACATCTATTATCAAGGCATGAGCGTGCTCTTGACCGAGCAGGATTTTCACGACCTCACGCTGGCCTATATGGAGCGCGTCCATGCCGACGGCGTCGTCCATGTCGAGATTTTCTTCGATCCGCAGGGCCATACCGAGCGCGGCGTCTCCTTCGAGACGGTGATGAAGGGCATCACCAGCGGGCTCGACGAGGGCGAGCGCCGGTTCGGCATCAGTCACCGCCTCATCATGTGCTTCCTCAGGCATCTCGACGAGGAGAGCGCCTTTGCCACGCTCGAGCTCGCTCGCCCCTGGCTCGACCGCATCCATGGCGTCGGGCTCGACAGTTCGGAAGTCGGCCACCCGCCGTCCAAGTTCGAGAATGTCTTCGCCGAAGCGCGCGCCATGGGGCTGTTCCCCACCGCCCATGCCGGCGAGGAAGGGCCGCCCGACTATGTCCATGAGGCGCTCGATCTGTTGGGCGTCAAGCGCATCGATCATGGCAATCGCGCGCTTGAGGACGAGGCCTTGACGAGGCGCATTGCCGATGAGGGCCTGATCCTCACCGTCTGCCCCTTCTCCAACCTCAAGCTGTGCGTCATCGATGCCATTGCCGACAGCCCCTTAAAGAAGATGCTCGACCGCGGCCTCAAGGCCACGGTGAACAGCGACGACCCGGCCTACTTCGGTGGCTATATCAACGACAATTTCCATGCCGCCGCGCAGGCACTCGATCTATCGAGGGAGGAGATCAAGACGCTGGCGCGCAACGCCTTCACCGGCTCGCTCCTCTCGCCTGCCGACCAGGCACCGCACCTTGCTCGGATCGAACAACTGTGA
- a CDS encoding serine hydrolase domain-containing protein: METIVTALAALALSACIPTTAPRANSAPTAALPSPQQLDAIIAAHDPQALAIGVLRGGKLVFEHYDGIEAPGQPVDARSRFEIASITKTIAAETFLRMVAVGDADLDTPIANWWVDPDVADDPRARLLTPRHILTHQSGWDNWRFFRADGTLTFNADPGTRYGYSGEGFNALFRAMEKKSGKTYAELLDRYLLAPLGITEALATFEAEPGPHMVQNRTEDGDWLRPACRPGFCWPAGTWSAAGGMKISLPDYTKILAAIAEGSGYPAALKAERDAIITDQGGDSVVDCTLAPAACPEAQGYGLGMVRIDDDGHSLIGHGGYDWNQLTLAYADQKGDGLVIFLAGPPEPNLALMRDLVAAIDPGSPYVVSYGQWHDRASASD; the protein is encoded by the coding sequence ATGGAAACAATTGTCACCGCCCTCGCCGCACTTGCGCTGTCCGCTTGCATCCCGACGACCGCCCCGCGAGCGAATAGCGCACCCACCGCCGCCCTGCCGAGCCCGCAACAGCTCGACGCCATCATCGCCGCGCATGACCCGCAAGCGCTTGCGATCGGCGTGCTGCGCGGCGGCAAACTGGTGTTCGAGCATTACGACGGCATCGAGGCACCGGGCCAGCCGGTCGATGCGCGGAGCCGCTTCGAGATCGCCTCGATTACCAAGACCATCGCGGCCGAGACCTTCCTGCGCATGGTGGCGGTGGGCGATGCCGACCTCGACACACCCATCGCCAATTGGTGGGTCGATCCCGATGTCGCCGATGATCCGCGCGCCCGGTTGCTCACTCCGCGCCACATCCTCACCCACCAGTCGGGTTGGGACAATTGGCGCTTCTTCCGCGCCGACGGCACGCTCACCTTCAACGCCGATCCCGGCACCCGCTACGGCTATTCGGGCGAGGGCTTCAACGCGCTGTTCCGCGCGATGGAGAAGAAGAGCGGCAAGACCTATGCCGAACTTCTCGACCGCTATCTCCTCGCCCCGCTCGGCATCACCGAGGCCCTTGCCACATTCGAAGCCGAGCCCGGCCCCCACATGGTCCAGAACCGCACCGAGGACGGCGACTGGCTGCGTCCGGCCTGCCGCCCCGGCTTCTGCTGGCCCGCCGGGACGTGGTCGGCGGCCGGCGGGATGAAGATCAGCCTGCCCGATTATACGAAGATCCTCGCTGCCATTGCCGAGGGCAGCGGCTATCCCGCCGCCCTCAAGGCCGAACGCGACGCCATCATCACCGACCAAGGCGGTGATTCAGTCGTCGATTGCACCCTCGCCCCGGCCGCCTGTCCCGAGGCGCAGGGCTATGGCCTCGGCATGGTTCGCATCGATGATGACGGGCACTCGCTGATCGGTCATGGCGGCTATGACTGGAACCAGCTGACGCTCGCCTATGCCGATCAGAAGGGCGATGGCCTCGTCATCTTCCTTGCCGGACCGCCCGAGCCGAACCTCGCCCTGATGCGCGACCTCGTCGCCGCGATCGATCCGGGCTCGCCCTATGTCGTGAGCTACGGCCAATGGCACGACCGCGCCAGCGCCAGTGATTGA
- a CDS encoding LytR/AlgR family response regulator transcription factor has protein sequence MTALPRPLLLLAPLGFYGAYLFSMVLAGAPLVTVLDDAAVNVAALFLAFLIAAALLDVVRPWRWPMGLRIGFHIAAAIGFAYLWYALVLGGFSLGADWISDGLSARAFSQNALVWQLHQGVLAYALLLVTRGWGAERMARAAAVGDSDPGAIMASNHLLLREGKEMVRIDHDDVVRVSGAGDYVEVVTRTGTHLSSHSLGWFEDALPGALRAHRSHLVPLGAIVRSEPAGSGKLTLHLVNGEDLVTSREGGRRLRALVK, from the coding sequence ATGACCGCCCTGCCCCGACCGCTGCTGCTGCTCGCCCCGCTCGGCTTCTACGGCGCCTATCTGTTCAGCATGGTGCTGGCGGGCGCGCCGCTCGTCACGGTGCTCGACGATGCCGCGGTCAATGTCGCCGCGCTGTTCCTCGCCTTCCTTATTGCCGCCGCCTTGCTCGATGTGGTTCGGCCCTGGCGCTGGCCGATGGGCCTGCGCATCGGCTTCCACATCGCCGCCGCCATCGGCTTTGCCTATCTGTGGTACGCGCTCGTGCTCGGTGGTTTCTCGCTCGGCGCCGACTGGATCAGCGACGGCTTGTCGGCGCGTGCCTTCAGCCAGAATGCGCTGGTCTGGCAGCTCCACCAGGGCGTGCTCGCTTATGCCCTGCTCCTCGTCACCCGCGGGTGGGGGGCCGAACGCATGGCACGCGCCGCCGCGGTCGGGGACAGCGACCCCGGCGCGATCATGGCCTCCAACCACCTCCTTCTCCGCGAGGGCAAGGAAATGGTGCGCATCGACCATGACGATGTCGTGCGCGTCTCGGGGGCGGGCGACTATGTGGAGGTCGTCACGCGCACCGGCACACATCTGTCGAGCCACAGCCTCGGCTGGTTCGAGGACGCATTGCCCGGCGCCTTGCGCGCGCACCGCTCGCACCTCGTCCCCTTGGGCGCCATCGTCCGCAGCGAACCGGCGGGCAGCGGCAAGCTCACCCTCCACCTCGTCAACGGCGAGGATCTCGTCACCAGCCGCGAGGGCGGGCGGCGGCTACGCGCGCTGGTCAAATAG
- a CDS encoding ATP-dependent DNA helicase: protein MSELPDLPALHATHAGIWLAKGGEVRSVSRGEAIARAAETPHLLLNAPMVAGRLGTPDLSGLDLLELFAFVHPARFAVPTVSGLGRAVGLEAPQGEEAAALAHLEIARALLETMDGGTDWAEREGAWTVGRALARAGWPWAPLAAARLPTPGKMERSLFTRLPEWDEGAHPTPPRTVHVDEDEALKRLDAFTGAGSERREGQRAMAASVAPTFAPRKAERQPNVLLANAGTGIGKTLAYLAPATLWAEKSGGTVWVSTYTKALQRQLDAEGARIEPDPVRRKERIVVRKGRENYCCLLNLEDAMQGGFAGRAAVLAQLVARWAAYSKDGDMVGGDLPGWLPSLFRRAGATALTDRRGECVYAGCAHYRKCFIERAERAGREADLVIANHALVLIGAARGREFGPSRIIFDEGHHLFDAADSTFAAALTGREAIELRRWIIGPEGKHRGRRRGLQARLMDLASYDEAGNEAIAKIVDAAQALNSDGWLARVQEGDPWGPLEKFFGAVRAMTYARAKAQDAGYGLETELADPDAPLVEAASAALEAMEALAQPMAALSRRLEAVLEDAPDWLDSQARARVEGAINSLGWRREQVAGWAAMLARIGGPADVDFVDWLACHRVEGRDFDIGMHRHWLDPTRPLAKAVIEPAHAVVMTSATLKTGEGWDEAEARTGAQHLDHPIRHFEAKSPFDYAGQTQVLVVNDLARDNLPALAGAYARLIEAAGGGTLGLFTAIKRLRSVHARIADRLARAGLPLFAQHVDPIDTGTLIDMFRDDPRASLLGTDALRDGVDVPGESLRLVVMERIPWPRPTVLHGARRLAGGGSAYDDKVVRAKLAQAYGRLVRRAGDGGHFVLLSAASPSRLMTAFPEGVSVERVPLEEAVRRVADRAEIAQVAKADA, encoded by the coding sequence GTGAGCGAGCTCCCTGATCTCCCCGCGCTGCACGCGACCCATGCCGGCATCTGGCTGGCCAAGGGGGGCGAGGTGCGTTCGGTGTCGCGCGGCGAGGCGATCGCGCGCGCGGCGGAGACGCCGCACCTCCTGTTGAACGCGCCGATGGTGGCGGGGCGGTTGGGGACCCCAGATCTGTCGGGCCTCGACCTTCTCGAACTGTTCGCCTTCGTCCATCCGGCGCGCTTTGCGGTGCCGACCGTGTCGGGCTTGGGACGAGCGGTGGGGCTGGAGGCACCGCAAGGCGAGGAAGCCGCCGCGCTGGCGCATCTCGAGATCGCGCGCGCGCTCCTCGAGACGATGGACGGTGGCACCGATTGGGCCGAGCGCGAGGGGGCGTGGACGGTGGGTCGCGCGCTGGCGCGGGCCGGTTGGCCGTGGGCGCCGCTCGCTGCCGCACGGCTGCCGACTCCCGGCAAGATGGAGCGCAGCCTGTTCACTCGCCTGCCCGAATGGGACGAGGGCGCGCATCCCACGCCGCCGCGCACCGTCCATGTCGACGAGGACGAGGCATTGAAGCGGCTCGATGCTTTCACTGGCGCAGGGTCGGAACGACGCGAGGGCCAGCGGGCGATGGCGGCCTCGGTCGCGCCGACCTTCGCGCCGCGAAAGGCCGAGCGCCAGCCCAACGTCCTGCTCGCCAATGCTGGCACGGGCATCGGCAAGACGCTGGCGTATCTCGCCCCCGCGACGCTGTGGGCGGAGAAATCGGGCGGCACGGTGTGGGTGTCGACCTATACCAAGGCGCTGCAGCGGCAGTTGGACGCCGAAGGGGCGCGGATCGAGCCCGATCCGGTGCGGCGCAAGGAGCGCATTGTGGTGCGCAAGGGGCGCGAGAATTATTGCTGCCTGCTCAATCTCGAGGATGCGATGCAGGGCGGGTTCGCGGGTCGTGCGGCGGTGCTGGCACAGCTGGTGGCGCGCTGGGCGGCCTATTCGAAGGATGGCGACATGGTCGGCGGCGACCTGCCGGGCTGGTTGCCGAGCCTGTTCCGGCGCGCCGGTGCGACCGCGCTGACCGACCGGCGCGGCGAATGCGTCTATGCGGGCTGCGCGCATTATCGCAAATGTTTCATCGAGCGCGCCGAACGCGCCGGGCGCGAGGCGGACCTCGTCATCGCCAATCATGCGCTGGTGCTGATCGGCGCGGCGCGCGGGCGCGAGTTCGGGCCGAGCCGGATCATCTTCGACGAGGGCCACCACCTTTTCGACGCCGCCGATTCCACCTTCGCCGCCGCGCTGACCGGGCGCGAGGCGATCGAGCTTCGCCGCTGGATCATCGGCCCGGAAGGCAAGCATCGCGGCCGGCGGCGGGGGTTGCAGGCGCGGCTGATGGATCTCGCCAGCTATGACGAGGCGGGCAACGAGGCGATCGCGAAGATCGTCGATGCGGCGCAGGCGCTGAATTCTGACGGATGGCTCGCGCGAGTGCAGGAGGGCGATCCGTGGGGGCCCTTGGAAAAATTCTTCGGCGCGGTGCGGGCGATGACCTATGCGCGCGCCAAGGCGCAGGATGCGGGCTATGGGCTGGAGACCGAGCTGGCCGATCCCGACGCGCCGCTGGTCGAGGCAGCTTCCGCCGCGCTGGAAGCGATGGAGGCGCTGGCGCAGCCGATGGCGGCGCTGTCGCGGCGATTGGAAGCGGTGCTGGAAGATGCGCCCGATTGGCTCGATTCACAGGCGCGCGCGCGGGTCGAGGGGGCGATCAACTCGCTCGGCTGGCGGCGCGAGCAGGTGGCGGGCTGGGCCGCAATGCTGGCGCGGATCGGCGGGCCGGCTGACGTGGATTTCGTCGATTGGCTCGCCTGTCACCGGGTCGAGGGACGCGATTTCGATATCGGCATGCACCGCCATTGGCTCGATCCGACGCGGCCGCTCGCCAAGGCGGTGATCGAGCCCGCCCACGCGGTGGTGATGACGTCGGCGACGCTCAAGACAGGCGAGGGTTGGGACGAGGCCGAGGCGCGGACGGGGGCCCAGCATCTCGATCATCCGATCCGCCATTTCGAGGCGAAAAGCCCGTTCGATTATGCGGGGCAGACGCAGGTGCTGGTGGTCAACGACCTGGCGCGCGACAACCTCCCCGCGCTGGCCGGCGCCTATGCGCGGCTGATCGAGGCGGCTGGCGGCGGCACGCTGGGGCTGTTCACCGCGATCAAGCGTCTGCGCAGCGTTCATGCGCGCATTGCCGACCGGCTGGCGCGCGCCGGCTTGCCGCTGTTCGCGCAGCATGTCGATCCGATCGACACGGGAACGCTGATCGACATGTTCAGGGACGATCCGCGCGCCAGCCTGCTCGGCACCGACGCGCTTCGCGACGGCGTCGACGTGCCGGGCGAATCCCTGCGGCTGGTGGTGATGGAGCGCATCCCCTGGCCGCGCCCCACCGTGCTGCACGGTGCGCGGCGCCTCGCGGGCGGGGGCAGCGCCTATGACGACAAGGTCGTGCGCGCCAAATTGGCGCAGGCCTATGGGCGGCTGGTGCGGCGCGCGGGCGATGGGGGGCATTTCGTCCTGCTGTCGGCGGCCAGCCCGTCGCGGCTGATGACCGCCTTTCCCGAAGGCGTGAGCGTCGAGAGGGTGCCGCTGGAGGAAGCCGTGCGTCGGGTTGCCGACAGAGCGGAAATCGCGCAAGTTGCCAAGGCAGATGCCTGA
- a CDS encoding SixA phosphatase family protein, with product MPELFLLRHAKSAWGDPSLRDVERPLEPRGHAAAKAMGGYLEDMDARIDQLWVSPATRVAETVEGLRETCLGLPEPHVVPSLYGASAETLLMLARQARGERVMLVAHNPGMHDCAMMLTQGDKGAARDRLAKKFPTAALARIDIEGDWPMIAPGRGRLVAFTKPRDL from the coding sequence ATGCCTGAGCTTTTTCTCCTCCGCCATGCCAAGTCGGCCTGGGGCGATCCGTCGCTCCGCGATGTTGAGCGACCGCTGGAGCCGCGCGGCCATGCCGCCGCGAAAGCGATGGGCGGTTATCTGGAGGACATGGATGCTAGGATCGACCAGCTGTGGGTGAGCCCCGCGACCCGCGTCGCCGAGACGGTGGAGGGATTGCGCGAGACCTGCCTTGGCCTTCCCGAACCGCATGTCGTGCCGAGTCTCTATGGGGCCAGCGCGGAGACGTTGCTCATGCTGGCGCGGCAGGCACGTGGCGAGCGGGTGATGCTGGTCGCGCATAATCCCGGCATGCACGACTGCGCGATGATGCTGACGCAGGGGGACAAGGGCGCGGCGCGCGATCGACTGGCGAAGAAATTTCCGACCGCCGCACTGGCACGGATCGACATAGAGGGCGACTGGCCGATGATCGCGCCGGGGCGCGGGCGGCTCGTCGCTTTCACCAAGCCAAGGGACCTCTAG
- a CDS encoding MerR family transcriptional regulator, protein MAGAKDPTAFRTIGELSDDLGVAQHVLRYWETKFPQLAPLKRAGNRRYYRPADVAIARRIDALLNREGYTMAGAKKALREPPPPPSDLDRLRAIRARLAGALQR, encoded by the coding sequence TTGGCCGGCGCGAAGGACCCCACCGCCTTCCGCACCATCGGCGAACTGTCCGACGACCTCGGCGTGGCGCAGCATGTGCTGCGCTATTGGGAAACCAAATTCCCCCAGCTCGCGCCGCTCAAACGCGCGGGTAATCGCCGCTATTATCGTCCCGCCGACGTCGCCATCGCGCGGCGCATCGACGCGCTCCTCAATCGCGAGGGCTATACGATGGCGGGCGCGAAGAAAGCGCTGCGCGAACCGCCGCCGCCGCCATCCGATCTCGACCGCCTGCGTGCCATTCGCGCCCGGCTCGCCGGGGCGCTCCAGCGCTAG
- a CDS encoding integration host factor subunit alpha, with translation MADAGIARSQTHITDDAGTLTRADLADVVHVKLGLSRAESASLVERLLAHMCEALSNGENVKISGFGSFILRDKGERIGRNPKTGVEVPIAPRRVMTFRASQIMRDRIAG, from the coding sequence ATGGCCGATGCCGGTATTGCACGCAGCCAGACCCACATCACCGACGACGCAGGCACGCTGACGCGCGCCGATCTTGCCGACGTGGTCCACGTCAAGCTCGGCCTCAGCCGCGCCGAATCGGCATCGCTGGTCGAACGGCTCCTCGCGCACATGTGCGAAGCGCTGTCGAACGGCGAGAACGTCAAGATTTCGGGCTTCGGCAGCTTCATCCTACGCGACAAGGGCGAGCGGATCGGGCGCAATCCCAAGACCGGCGTCGAGGTGCCGATCGCGCCCCGCCGCGTCATGACCTTCCGCGCCAGCCAGATCATGCGCGACCGGATCGCCGGCTAA
- a CDS encoding beta-ketoacyl-ACP synthase III, with product MIRSVVKGSGSALPKTCVSNAELAQKVDTSDEWIVERTGIRQRYIADAGETTSTLATQAAKKALEAAGASADSVDLIVLATATPDETFPATATKVQAALGIKDCVAFDVAAVCTGFLYAISVADSLLRTGMGKRALVIGAETFSRILDWEDRGTCVLFGDGAGAMLIDAEEVAEGEQDRGIIATKLHAAGEHHDLLYVDGGPSSTQTVGHLRMRGREVFRHAVTNLAEVLNETLDLAGLTPADVDWVVPHQANARILDATAKKLGLDPAKVVVTVDQHANTSAASVPLAFDVAVRDGRIQRGDMVLLEAMGGGLTWGAAALRY from the coding sequence ATGATCCGTTCGGTGGTCAAGGGATCGGGCAGCGCGCTGCCCAAGACCTGCGTTTCCAATGCCGAACTGGCGCAAAAGGTCGACACCTCCGACGAATGGATTGTCGAGCGCACCGGCATCCGCCAACGCTATATCGCCGATGCGGGCGAGACGACGAGCACGCTCGCGACGCAAGCCGCCAAAAAGGCACTGGAGGCCGCCGGCGCCAGTGCCGACAGCGTCGATCTCATCGTGCTGGCCACCGCCACCCCCGACGAAACCTTTCCTGCGACCGCCACCAAGGTTCAGGCCGCGCTCGGCATCAAGGATTGCGTCGCCTTCGACGTCGCCGCCGTATGCACCGGCTTCCTCTACGCCATCAGCGTGGCCGACTCGCTGCTGCGCACCGGCATGGGCAAGCGCGCGCTGGTCATCGGCGCCGAGACCTTCAGCCGCATCCTCGACTGGGAAGATCGCGGCACCTGCGTGCTGTTCGGCGATGGCGCCGGTGCCATGCTGATCGACGCCGAGGAAGTGGCCGAGGGCGAACAGGATCGCGGCATCATCGCGACCAAGCTTCACGCCGCGGGCGAACATCACGACCTGCTTTATGTCGATGGCGGGCCGTCTTCGACCCAGACCGTCGGCCATTTGCGCATGCGCGGGCGCGAAGTCTTCCGCCACGCCGTCACCAATCTCGCCGAGGTGTTGAACGAAACGCTCGACCTTGCCGGCCTCACCCCTGCCGACGTCGACTGGGTCGTGCCGCACCAGGCCAATGCGCGCATCCTCGATGCCACCGCGAAGAAGCTCGGTCTCGACCCCGCCAAGGTCGTCGTGACCGTCGATCAACACGCCAATACGTCGGCAGCCTCCGTTCCGCTCGCCTTCGACGTGGCGGTGCGCGACGGGCGCATCCAGCGCGGCGACATGGTTCTCCTGGAGGCCATGGGCGGCGGGCTCACCTGGGGGGCGGCGGCGCTGCGCTATTAA
- the plsX gene encoding phosphate acyltransferase PlsX, with the protein MTANPRIAIDAMGGDIGPSVMIEGAALARRRDRDLRFDLYGDEDRIAAELKRYEKLSRVSVIHHCPDVIGSEEKPSQAIRRSKGTSMGEAVRAVKDGTAHAAVSGGNTGALMAISKLALRTMEGIDRPALSALLPTVRDDDLVMLDLGANTECDAQNLVQFAVMGAAYARTVMENQRPRVRLLNIGTEDLKGTDELKDAAQLLRDADYLPFDFQGFTEGDKLARGDVDVVVTDGFSGNIALKTAEGTARFVTDLLRNAFKSSLRSRMGFLISKPAMRLLKVHLDPNNHNGAVFLGLNGIVVKSHGGASAKGVANALTVAGSMVRNDITKKIHDDLENFRSHTLDKLNEAAK; encoded by the coding sequence GTGACCGCCAACCCACGGATCGCGATCGACGCCATGGGCGGCGATATCGGGCCGTCGGTGATGATCGAGGGCGCGGCCCTCGCCCGGCGACGCGACCGCGACCTGCGCTTCGACCTTTACGGGGACGAGGATCGTATCGCCGCTGAACTCAAGCGGTACGAAAAGCTGTCGCGCGTCTCCGTCATTCACCACTGTCCCGATGTCATCGGGTCCGAGGAAAAGCCGAGCCAGGCGATTCGCCGCTCCAAGGGCACCTCGATGGGCGAAGCGGTGCGCGCCGTGAAGGACGGGACCGCCCATGCCGCCGTCTCGGGCGGCAACACCGGCGCCCTGATGGCCATCTCCAAGCTCGCGCTGCGCACCATGGAGGGCATCGACCGCCCGGCCCTGTCGGCGCTGCTCCCCACCGTTCGCGACGACGATCTCGTCATGCTCGACCTCGGCGCCAATACCGAGTGCGATGCCCAGAACCTCGTCCAGTTCGCGGTGATGGGTGCGGCCTATGCGCGCACCGTCATGGAAAACCAGCGCCCGCGCGTGCGCCTCCTCAATATCGGCACCGAGGACCTGAAGGGCACCGACGAGTTGAAGGACGCCGCACAGCTGCTCCGCGACGCCGATTATCTCCCCTTCGATTTCCAGGGCTTCACCGAGGGCGACAAGCTGGCACGCGGCGATGTCGACGTCGTCGTCACCGACGGCTTTTCGGGCAATATCGCGCTGAAGACCGCCGAAGGCACCGCGCGCTTCGTCACCGACCTGTTGCGCAACGCCTTCAAGTCGAGCCTGCGCAGCCGCATGGGCTTCCTCATCTCCAAGCCGGCCATGCGCCTCCTCAAGGTCCATCTCGACCCCAACAATCACAATGGCGCGGTCTTCCTCGGATTGAACGGCATCGTCGTCAAAAGTCACGGCGGGGCGAGCGCCAAGGGCGTCGCCAATGCGCTGACCGTGGCGGGCTCGATGGTCCGCAACGACATCACCAAGAAGATCCACGACGATCTCGAGAATTTTCGCAGTCACACGCTCGACAAGCTGAACGAGGCAGCCAAATAA
- the rpmF gene encoding 50S ribosomal protein L32, with protein sequence MAVPKRKTSPSKKGMRRSHHALTPAAFQECPNCGELKRPHNLCDACGHYNGREVIAPED encoded by the coding sequence ATGGCCGTCCCGAAAAGAAAAACCTCGCCCTCCAAGAAGGGCATGCGCCGCAGCCATCACGCGCTGACTCCGGCCGCGTTCCAGGAATGCCCCAACTGCGGAGAACTCAAGCGCCCGCACAATCTGTGCGACGCGTGCGGCCACTATAACGGCCGCGAAGTCATCGCGCCCGAAGACTAA
- a CDS encoding MBL fold metallo-hydrolase, which produces MTETPMPPLRAAIIPVTPLQQNCTLFWCTKTNKAALSDPGGDLDKLKAAIAKTGVEVEKILLTHGHIDHCGQARVLADELGVPIEGPHIADKFWIDRLPEDGAKYGIPGISFESDRWLEDGDTVSVGDLTFGVHHCPGHTPGHVVFHNAESKLAIVGDVLFKGSMGRTDFPRGNHQDLIDAITTKLWPLGDDTAFVPGHGPMSTFGHERATNPFVGDAVLARG; this is translated from the coding sequence ATGACCGAGACCCCCATGCCCCCCTTGCGCGCCGCCATCATCCCGGTGACGCCCTTGCAGCAGAACTGCACGCTTTTCTGGTGCACGAAGACCAACAAGGCGGCGCTCTCGGACCCGGGCGGGGATCTCGACAAATTGAAGGCCGCGATCGCCAAGACCGGGGTCGAGGTGGAGAAGATCCTCCTCACCCATGGGCATATCGATCATTGCGGGCAGGCGCGGGTCCTCGCCGACGAGCTCGGCGTGCCCATCGAAGGCCCGCATATCGCCGACAAGTTCTGGATCGACCGGCTGCCCGAGGATGGCGCCAAATATGGGATCCCGGGGATCAGCTTCGAGAGCGACCGCTGGCTCGAGGATGGCGACACGGTCAGCGTGGGCGATCTCACCTTCGGCGTTCATCACTGCCCCGGCCATACGCCGGGCCATGTCGTCTTCCACAATGCCGAATCGAAGCTCGCCATCGTCGGAGACGTCCTCTTCAAGGGCTCGATGGGCCGCACCGATTTTCCCCGCGGCAACCATCAGGACCTGATCGATGCGATCACCACCAAGCTGTGGCCGCTGGGCGATGACACCGCGTTCGTCCCCGGCCACGGGCCGATGAGCACCTTCGGACACGAGCGCGCCACCAATCCCTTCGTCGGCGATGCGGTGCTGGCGCGCGGATAA